The genome window TACTTCTCATGATCGTAAAGAGATTCCTTATCCAAACGCCGCACCTCGCACGAGTCGAATTTTAGAATAAAGGTCTAACGAGGATTCTACACTACATCGAATTTCAAAATAGCAAAAAAACCGTTCGGGGACTCGATATTTTCATCTGATAAAAAGAAATCAATTCTTTAATCCGAAGTCTAAACGGAAACGTATGCGAAAGTTCTGAAGGACTTTACTTCGCGTTCAAAATCCGTAACTTTTTAAAGGTCGTTTCCGATTGCGTTTCGGCGCTAAAACGCGATTCTTGGCCTTTGTCTATAGGGGGAACAATTTGAAAAAAAGAAGACTGGGCAAATCGGGAATGGTGGTTTCGGAAATCTGTATGGGCACGATGAGCTTCGGTTCCACTTGCGACGAAGCGGAAGCCTTTCGGATTTTAGACCGGGCCTTTGACGCGGGGATCGATTTTTACGATACCGCCGAAATTTATCCCGTTCCGCCTGATGCGAGTTATGTGCATGAGACGGAAAGGATTTTCGGCAAATGGCTTAAGACCAAACGAAGAGACTCGATCCTGATCGCGACGAAAGTATGCGGACCGGGACACGGCTGGTTTGTTCCTCCGGTTCGCGAAGGGAAGACTGCGCTCGATCGTAGAAATATCAGAGTTGCGATCGAAGGAAGTCTTCATCGTCTCGGAACGGATTACGTGGATCTGTATCAGACTCATTGGCCCGATTCCGATTTCGGCTACGAAGAAACGCTCGACGTTCTCACCGAACTTGTGCGCGAAGGGAAGGTTCGTTACATCGGGAACAGCAACGAAACCCCGTGGGGGATGATGAAGAGTCTCGCCGTTTCCGAAAAATTCGGCTTTGCGCGGTATGATTCCATTCAGAATAATTTCAGCATATTAAACCGAAGATTCGAGGACGCGTTAGCCGACATCTGTAGACGGGAAGGCGTAAGTCTTCTTCCGTATTCTCCTCTTGCGGGCGGGGTGCTGACCGGAAAATACAATTCTCCCAATCCTCCGCAGAACGCGAGGTTCAGCCGTTATCTCGCCGCGGGTGAAAGACAAAGAAAGATGGCCCACCGTTTTTTAAACGAAGGAACCTTGGCTTCCACGGCAAAACTCATAAAGATCGCGGAAGAAGCGGGGATGTCGCCGACGGTTCTTGCGGTCGCGTGGTCCAAACAACACGACTACGTAGCCTCGACGATCATAGGCGCGAACACGGTCGAGCAGCTCGAGGAAAGTTTGAAGGCTCAGAATGTCGTATTAACGGAAGACGTTTTAAAAAAGATCGACGAGGTTTCCAAAGAGATTCCTTATCCGATGGGATAAGCGCTCGTAAATCGTTTGATGCTTTCGGAGGTTCCGAAAAGAATCAACACTTCCTTTTCCCGAAATACGGTTTGCGAATCGGGAAGAAACACGACGCCTTCCCGGTTCGCAGAATCTTCTTCGTCCGTTTCGGCTTTTCGCACCGCGACGAGATTGAGCCGGAATTTTTCCCGGAGATTCAAGTCCTTCAGTTTTTTTCCGTATAAAAGAGGGGAAATCTCCACTTCAAAAAGACTGTATTCTTCGCTTAACAAAGTCGCCTTTTTTACGCCCTGATAGCTGAGCTGTTCGGCCATCGATGCTGCCGCTCTTTCTTCCGGGTTGAATAGATTTTCGATTCCGATCATCTGAAGAATTTTACGGTTCACTTCGGAATGATAACGGACATGAAGCGATTCCAATTTCATCTCTTTGAGATGATAAGCGGTCGTTATCAGCGCTTCGAAATTCTCCGCAAGCGAGACTACGATTTCGTCCATGTCTTCCAGATCCAATTCCTCCAAAGAGGATTTGCTGCTTGTGTCGACGCAAACCGCGAGAGCGCAGTGGTCTTTGATTTCCTCTATTACCTTGATGTCCTTGTCGATCGCTGTGACTTCGTGACCGTTCTCGTTGAGATAGACGACGAGGGCTTTACCGAATTCTCCCAAGCCGATGACTGCGATTCTTTTTTTATGAGTTTTCTTTTTGGTTGCCACAAACTCCTCCCGTTATCCAACGATAATCGATTCTTCCGGATATCGAAGACCGGATTTTTTTTCTTTCGGAACGAACGCGATCAAGATGGTCAGCATTCCGACCCTTCCGCCGAACATCATCAAGCAGATCAGAATCTTTCCAGGAGAAGTCAATGAGGGAGTGATTCCTCTCGAAAGACCCACGGTTCCGAACGCGGATACGACTTCGTAACAAAGATCGATGAACTCGAAATTTTCAGTCAAAGTCAAAAAGAAGATTCCGAAAAAAATCAGAAACAGGGAAACTAAAATCCCGGCCGACGCTCTAGCGATCGAACCGGAGG of Leptospira sanjuanensis contains these proteins:
- a CDS encoding aldo/keto reductase — translated: MVVSEICMGTMSFGSTCDEAEAFRILDRAFDAGIDFYDTAEIYPVPPDASYVHETERIFGKWLKTKRRDSILIATKVCGPGHGWFVPPVREGKTALDRRNIRVAIEGSLHRLGTDYVDLYQTHWPDSDFGYEETLDVLTELVREGKVRYIGNSNETPWGMMKSLAVSEKFGFARYDSIQNNFSILNRRFEDALADICRREGVSLLPYSPLAGGVLTGKYNSPNPPQNARFSRYLAAGERQRKMAHRFLNEGTLASTAKLIKIAEEAGMSPTVLAVAWSKQHDYVASTIIGANTVEQLEESLKAQNVVLTEDVLKKIDEVSKEIPYPMG
- a CDS encoding potassium channel family protein; protein product: MATKKKTHKKRIAVIGLGEFGKALVVYLNENGHEVTAIDKDIKVIEEIKDHCALAVCVDTSSKSSLEELDLEDMDEIVVSLAENFEALITTAYHLKEMKLESLHVRYHSEVNRKILQMIGIENLFNPEERAAASMAEQLSYQGVKKATLLSEEYSLFEVEISPLLYGKKLKDLNLREKFRLNLVAVRKAETDEEDSANREGVVFLPDSQTVFREKEVLILFGTSESIKRFTSAYPIG